A genomic segment from Natator depressus isolate rNatDep1 chromosome 19, rNatDep2.hap1, whole genome shotgun sequence encodes:
- the EVA1B gene encoding protein eva-1 homolog B, protein METRKREMELLSNSMAAYAHIRDNPESFGLYFVLGVCFGLVLTLCLLVIRISCQPHTRRLPAKPRRSLQDVSEEDEEEEEEEEEETVDNMAAESPLPITEIPLENHSPADGTLPVNVFASAEELERAQRLEERERIIREIWRNGQPDILGAGTVGRVHYY, encoded by the exons ATGGAAACACGCAAGCGGGAGATGGAGCTGCTGAGCAACAGCATGGCCGCCTACGCCCACATCCGAG ACAATCCTGAGAGTTTTGGCCTCTATTTTGTCCTGGGCGTCTGCTTCGGCCTGGTGTTAACCCTCTGCTTGCTGGTGATCCGCATCTCCTGCCAGCCGCACACCCGCCGCCTCCCTGCCAAGCCCCGGCGGAGCCTCCAGGACGTCAGCGAGGaagacgaagaggaggaggaggaggaggaggaggagacggtTGACAACATGGCGGCGGAGTCCCCGCTGCCCATCACCGAGATCCCCCTGGAGAACCACAGCCCGGCAGATGGCACCTTGCCTGTCAACGTCTTTGCCTCGGCGGAGGAGCTAGAGCGGGCACAACGGCTGGAGGAACGGGAGCGCATCATCCGGGAGATCTGGCGCAACGGCCAGCCGGACATCCTGGGCGCGGGCACCGTGGGCAGAGTGCACTACTACTGA